A single Watersipora subatra chromosome 7, tzWatSuba1.1, whole genome shotgun sequence DNA region contains:
- the LOC137399587 gene encoding uncharacterized protein has protein sequence MLSYLPANSLYHYVASTAYSAPPTAYSAPPIAYSAPPTAYSTPPTAYSAPPTAYSAPSTAYSTPPIAYSAPPAAYSASPTAYSVLPTAYSALPTAYSAHPTAYSVLSTAYSAPPTAYSAPPTADSAPSTVYSAPPTTYSAPPTAYSAPHTPLTQPYSAPPTAYSAPSTAYSASPTAYSASPTAYSAHPTAYSAPPTTDSAPPTVYSVLPTAYSAPSTAYSASPTAYSASPTAYSAPHTAYSASPTAYSTPTAYSTPPTAYSAPSTAYSASPTAYSASPTAYSASHTAYSASPTAYPAHPTAYSAPPTAYPAHPTAYSAPPTAYSASPTTYSAPPTAYSVLPTAYSAPPTAYSAPSTAYSASPTAYSASPTAYSAHPTAYSAPPTTDSAPPTVYSVLPTAYSAPSTAYSAPSTAYSASPTAYSASPTAYSAPHTAYSASPTAYSTPTAYSTPPTAYSAPSTAYSASPTAYSASPTAYSAPHTAYSASPTAYPAHPTAYSAPPTAYSASPTTYSVPLAAYSTPPILHQAPPITNFHLVK, from the exons ATGCTTTCTTACCTGCCAGCTAACTCATTGTACCATTATGTTGCTTCCACAGCATACTCAGCCCCTCCCACAGCGTACTCAGCCCCTCCCATAGCATACTCAGCCCCTCCCACAGCATACTCAACCCCTCCCACAGCGTACTCAGCCCCTCCCACAGCGTACTCAGCCCCTTCCACAGCGTACTCAACCCCTCCCATAGCATACTCAGCCCCTCCCGCAGCATACTCAGCCTCTCCCACAGCGTACTCAGTCCTTCCCACAGCATACTCAGCCCTTCCCACAGCATACTCAGCCCATCCCACAGCGTACTCAGTCCTTTCCACAGCATACTCAGCCCCTCCCACAGCATACTCAGCCCCTCCCACAGCGGACTCAGCTCCTTCCACGGTGTACTCAGCTCCTCCCACAACATACTCAGCCCCTCCCACAGCATACTCAGCCCCTCACACA CCCCTCACACAGC CATACTCAGCCCCTCCCACAGCGTACTCAGCCCCTTCCACAGCGTACTCGGCCTCTCCCACGGCGTACTCGGCCTCTCCCACGGCGTACTCAGCCCATCCCACAGCGTACTCAGCCCCTCCCACAACAGACTCAGCCCCTCCCACAGTATACTCAGTCCTTCCCACAGCATACTCAGCCCCTTCCACAGCGTACTCGGCCTCTCCCACGGCGTACTCGGCCTCTCCCACAGCGTACTCAGCCCCTCACACAGCATACTCAGCCTCTCCCACAGCATACTCAACCCCCACAGCATACTCAACCCCTCCCACAGCGTACTCAGCCCCTTCCACAGCGTACTCGGCCTCTCCCACGGCGTACTCGGCCTCTCCCACGGCGTACTCAGCCTCTCACACAGCATACTCAGCCTCTCCCACAGCATACCCAGCCCATCCCACAGCGTACTCAGCCCCTCCCACAGCATACCCAGCCCATCCCACAGCGTACTCAGCCCCTCCCACAGCGTACTCAGCTTCTCCCACAACATACTCAGCCCCTCCCACAGCATACTCAGTCCTTCCCACAGCATACTCAGCCCCTCCCACAGCGTACTCAGCCCCTTCCACAGCGTACTCGGCCTCTCCCACGGCGTACTCGGCCTCTCCCACGGCGTACTCAGCCCATCCCACAGCGTACTCAGCCCCTCCCACAACAGACTCAGCCCCTCCCACAGTATACTCAGTCCTTCCCACAGCATACTCAGCCCCTTCCACAGCGTACTCAGCCCCTTCCACAGCGTACTCGGCCTCTCCCACGGCGTACTCGGCCTCTCCCACAGCGTACTCAGCCCCTCACACAGCATACTCAGCCTCTCCCACAGCATACTCAACCCCCACAGCATACTCAACCCCTCCCACAGCGTACTCAGCCCCTTCCACAGCGTACTCGGCCTCTCCCACGGCGTACTCGGCCTCTCCCACAGCGTACTCAGCCCCTCACACAGCATACTCAGCCTCTCCCACAGCATACCCAGCCCATCCCACAGCGTACTCAGCCCCTCCCACAGCGTACTCAGCTTCTCCCACAACATACTCAGTCCCTCTCGCAGCATACTCAACCCCTCCCATACTACACCAAGCTCCTCCAATCACCAACTTTCATTTGGTAAAATAA